The following are from one region of the Escherichia sp. E4742 genome:
- the era gene encoding GTPase Era, whose product MSIDKSYCGFIAIVGRPNVGKSTLLNKLLGQKISITSRKAQTTRHRIVGIHTEGAYQAIYVDTPGLHMEEKRAINRLMNKAASSSIGDVELVIFVVEGTRWTPDDEMVLNKLRDGKAPVILAVNKVDNVQEKADLLPHLQFLASQMNFLDIVPISAETGLNVDTIAAIVRKHLPEATHHFPEDYITDRSQRFMASEIIREKLMRFLGAELPYSVTVEIERFVTNERGGYDINGLILVEREGQKKMVIGNKGAKIKTIGIEARKDMQEMFEAPVHLELWVKVKSGWADDERALRSLGYVDDL is encoded by the coding sequence ATGAGCATCGATAAAAGTTACTGCGGATTTATTGCCATCGTCGGACGTCCGAACGTTGGCAAATCCACACTGCTGAACAAACTGTTGGGGCAGAAAATCTCCATCACTTCCCGCAAAGCGCAGACAACTCGTCACCGCATTGTGGGTATCCATACTGAAGGCGCGTATCAGGCGATCTACGTCGATACCCCGGGCCTGCATATGGAAGAGAAGCGTGCTATTAACCGCCTGATGAACAAAGCGGCGAGTAGCTCCATTGGCGACGTTGAGCTGGTGATTTTTGTCGTTGAAGGCACCCGTTGGACGCCGGACGATGAAATGGTGCTCAACAAGCTGCGTGATGGCAAAGCGCCGGTGATCCTCGCGGTGAATAAAGTGGACAACGTGCAGGAGAAAGCCGATCTGCTGCCGCATCTGCAGTTCCTGGCAAGCCAGATGAACTTCCTCGATATTGTGCCGATCTCTGCCGAAACCGGGCTGAATGTCGACACTATCGCAGCAATCGTGCGTAAGCATCTGCCTGAAGCGACCCATCACTTCCCGGAAGATTACATCACCGATCGCTCACAGCGGTTTATGGCCTCTGAAATCATCCGTGAAAAACTGATGCGTTTCCTCGGTGCAGAACTGCCGTACTCCGTGACCGTGGAGATCGAACGTTTTGTCACCAATGAACGTGGTGGTTATGACATCAACGGTTTGATTCTCGTTGAGCGCGAAGGGCAGAAGAAGATGGTCATTGGCAACAAAGGAGCCAAGATCAAAACCATCGGTATTGAAGCGCGTAAAGACATGCAGGAAATGTTCGAAGCGCCTGTCCACCTTGAGCTGTGGGTGAAAGTGAAATCCGGCTGGGCTGATGACGAACGCGCACTGCGTAGTCTCGGTTACGTTGACGATCTTTAA